In the Candidatus Chlamydia sanziniae genome, CCATTTTTATTTTTTGATACACTTTAAAAGTGGTATCTCCGTCTTGCAGTAGCAAGGGTACATGATTAGGGTATTGTTTGTAGAGGAGAGACAATTGAGGAGAGAGATCCTGTAAAGAAACCCAAGCATCATTTAATGTTACGGAGTTATCAGCAAATACTTTGATTACTATAGTTTTATTTTCTTGATCCGTGATTCGCTCTTGTTCTTGTGAGCCGGGAGCAAGTGCTATGGAGTCAAGTCTAATGAGGGGCACAGCAATGATAAAGGCCATTAAGATAACAAAAACGATATCAATTAATGGTGTAAGGTTAACTGTAGGTT is a window encoding:
- a CDS encoding ExbD/TolR family protein, with amino-acid sequence MKRYSVEEVEEEPTVNLTPLIDIVFVILMAFIIAVPLIRLDSIALAPGSQEQERITDQENKTIVIKVFADNSVTLNDAWVSLQDLSPQLSLLYKQYPNHVPLLLQDGDTTFKVYQKIKMAVEAAGFHELHVALQS